Proteins encoded together in one Planctopirus ephydatiae window:
- a CDS encoding thioredoxin family protein translates to MGLVLMVFITGQSAWAQYPQGGQGSVWLGSYNTALQEASRANKPVLLHFSATWCGPCQQMERGVFPHPQVQQLLRSSVAAVKVDSDQNPQLVQQYGVRGLPADVMIDPRNGKVLLHSENYLDVGAYTSMIGGVAQKYSMSLAQAAPAQRMQNKAPATLPGNQNFERKSAPSQSMANADDVGLDGFSPVALQRARQWMRGDSRFAWDHQGITYFMATEQELADFKLTPEQFAPKLLGCDPVVLWDTTKAVSGSTQFAAFYDDSLFLFVSRESRDRFKENPRRYMRTEQVLRRTDVQRLVQAIPDESSDSTRQAENSAKTEVR, encoded by the coding sequence ATGGGACTGGTTCTCATGGTCTTCATCACAGGACAATCGGCCTGGGCGCAGTATCCACAGGGAGGGCAGGGGAGTGTCTGGCTGGGCAGCTATAACACAGCACTCCAGGAAGCCAGTCGCGCGAATAAACCCGTGCTGCTGCATTTCTCAGCCACCTGGTGCGGGCCTTGCCAACAGATGGAGCGGGGTGTCTTTCCTCATCCTCAAGTTCAACAGCTCTTGCGCAGCTCTGTGGCCGCTGTGAAAGTTGACTCCGATCAGAATCCACAACTCGTTCAACAGTATGGCGTCCGGGGGTTGCCCGCCGATGTCATGATCGATCCTCGAAATGGAAAAGTTCTCCTGCATTCCGAGAACTATCTCGATGTCGGAGCTTACACTTCGATGATTGGCGGAGTGGCTCAAAAATACTCGATGAGCCTGGCCCAAGCTGCACCGGCTCAAAGGATGCAGAACAAGGCACCAGCGACGCTTCCCGGGAATCAGAACTTTGAGCGGAAATCGGCCCCGTCACAATCGATGGCTAATGCTGATGACGTTGGACTGGACGGTTTCAGTCCAGTGGCATTGCAAAGAGCCAGACAATGGATGCGAGGTGACAGCCGTTTCGCGTGGGATCATCAGGGAATCACTTACTTCATGGCTACAGAACAAGAGCTGGCCGATTTCAAACTGACACCCGAACAGTTTGCACCGAAACTTCTGGGATGTGATCCCGTCGTGTTGTGGGACACAACCAAAGCCGTCAGTGGTTCAACTCAGTTCGCAGCGTTTTATGATGACAGTCTCTTCCTCTTCGTTTCTCGCGAATCGCGTGATCGATTCAAAGAGAACCCACGTCGTTACATGCGAACTGAGCAAGTTCTTCGACGGACCGATGTGCAACGTCTCGTTCAGGCCATACCCGATGAGTCCTCAGATTCGACTCGTCAGGCTGAAAACTCTGCGAAAACCGAAGTCCGTTAA
- a CDS encoding amidohydrolase family protein gives MSILAIVLKRRVFCSPAIFQRALLTGLILTFTGGTAQLMAQEAVPHPFRQLAIEGGIWHLNTPDEKVLADASAKTEKSRLILSRDGVITDISQNSVIPPGTSILDAAGLHIYPGWINAGLPSGLEQNIPLMPMQEMGLEQTSLAHLPSDLRTGFTPDFDVMSRLPREFAGTSKLRGAGFTTVAIWPSGRICNGQGVLLQLGDKPPREEWLGTGAGQVFEFSPQSFGVYPSTVMGQVALFRQVWLDAMRHEQHLKLAASGTPGLSRPPKDAGWESLIEFKQSGRPAVIIADTANDIERAIRLGEEHGLKVIIWGGKEARQQIELLKSTQTPVILALNADDAPKVEESPAGLAGRGKKPPKDVQENSLLEYQEELDLAGTLLRSGIRVGLSSRRFSDQPQKFLGVIRKMIERGLKEEEAVALLTSESAQILGQEQQLGSIAPGKLANFTILNGPISNAKSVVRYVVIGGRVFEFSHEAKPLSESGKADDGKAAGSDSNNAGLVSGEWRVKSTATENSLMATLSIVQTGDRLTGRFSSEQGDGRIKQGTVKGQEVEFVVSIGAGDRDVTLEFKGTVRGNTMTGKLKSLFGTAIDFTAERKPQSTKIDGSAALQAIEVTTIEESGDSKNEKPQKPADALKPMHLETAQSEKDAQEKAAVAKKLPLELKADRQRRPPSTGGNVLIKGGTVLTGTGQSLAGHAVLIQAGRITAIGTDISAPDGTTVIDATGQFVVPGQIDTHSHMMMGRGLGGVNEATNSITCEVRVRDIVDGTDPDSYRWLATGLTTARLLHGSANTIGGQDAVVQMKIGASTHDHLFPFSRQGVKFALGENVKRKNGRFPNTRLGVEATITRAFVESLDYRSRWMAYDRLSAEEKAKTLPPRRDLRLEALSKILAGEILIHSHCYRSDEILMLLRVASSHGIRIQSLQHVLEGFKIAPEIAAHGASTSTFADHWAYKVEAYDATPYNAAMLLQAGASVVIKSDFPVTPNALNHEAAKSIRHGNVPPEVALQFVTRNPARELGIDEHVGTIEVGKLGDVAIFNTHPMSGFSRCEKTFIGGEWYFDRSRQPAVMSEAAAKASEKIPAPDWPPAEKRLPVMEWPENLGKEYLLVNCEIHPVDQPKIKLGMIHIKEGKILALGEKLEADPSITRIDLQGRRVFPGMIDASTTVGITEISQLSVTSDYSEIGQFQPDLAAAAAVNPDSEHIFTARSGGITLAGLSPQGGRISGQNSIIALQGWTSAEMTLLRDAGLQIQWPGGDANEVAIRELKAMFTAARTYAAAMSKSPESLLTQRDLRLEAMIPYASGEKKVFIEANTEKQIAEALLFIEAEKLQAVITGGADAWKLADELATRKVPVIVGGVIRRPIHSWDPFDACYANAGRLHEAGVKIAFRSDGAPDSRNTPFHAATSVAYGLPENEAIKAITISAAEILGIGELTGSITPGKRADLVIADGSILLQGTQIHGVLIGGTAVPIDSRQHRLAKKYQARLPKPAQGGFEVRIP, from the coding sequence TTGTCTATTCTCGCCATCGTTTTGAAACGTCGGGTTTTCTGCTCTCCAGCGATTTTTCAGCGGGCATTGCTCACTGGTTTAATCCTCACCTTTACTGGAGGAACTGCTCAACTGATGGCTCAGGAAGCGGTTCCGCATCCCTTTCGGCAGTTAGCCATTGAAGGAGGCATCTGGCATCTCAATACGCCCGACGAAAAAGTATTGGCCGACGCTTCAGCTAAGACTGAAAAGAGCCGGCTGATTCTCTCCCGGGATGGTGTGATTACGGATATCAGTCAGAATAGCGTGATTCCTCCGGGTACATCGATCCTTGATGCCGCTGGTTTGCACATTTATCCGGGATGGATCAACGCGGGCCTCCCCAGTGGCCTGGAGCAGAATATACCTCTCATGCCCATGCAGGAAATGGGGCTGGAGCAGACTTCCCTCGCCCATCTCCCCAGTGATCTTCGCACCGGATTTACTCCTGATTTTGATGTTATGTCCCGGCTGCCCCGAGAATTTGCCGGTACTTCGAAGCTACGCGGAGCGGGTTTTACGACAGTCGCCATCTGGCCTTCGGGAAGAATCTGTAATGGTCAAGGTGTGCTCCTCCAGTTGGGCGATAAGCCACCCCGTGAAGAATGGTTAGGTACTGGTGCAGGACAGGTTTTTGAATTCTCGCCGCAGTCGTTTGGTGTCTATCCATCCACAGTCATGGGCCAGGTCGCTCTTTTCCGTCAGGTCTGGCTCGACGCCATGCGACACGAGCAGCATTTGAAGTTAGCTGCCAGCGGAACCCCGGGGCTCAGTCGTCCACCCAAAGATGCCGGCTGGGAGTCGTTAATCGAGTTTAAGCAATCGGGGCGGCCAGCGGTCATCATTGCGGATACGGCCAACGACATCGAGCGCGCAATTCGACTGGGTGAAGAGCACGGCCTTAAAGTCATCATCTGGGGTGGTAAAGAAGCCCGTCAGCAGATCGAACTGCTCAAATCGACACAGACGCCGGTTATCCTCGCACTCAATGCTGATGATGCACCAAAAGTCGAAGAGTCGCCTGCAGGTCTCGCGGGACGAGGCAAAAAACCTCCCAAAGACGTTCAGGAAAATTCACTTCTTGAATACCAGGAAGAACTTGATCTGGCAGGAACACTTCTTCGCAGTGGAATCAGAGTGGGTCTCTCCAGCCGGAGATTCAGCGACCAACCACAAAAGTTTCTCGGCGTGATTCGAAAAATGATCGAGCGCGGGCTCAAAGAGGAAGAAGCAGTTGCCCTGTTAACTTCGGAGTCGGCGCAGATTCTTGGTCAAGAACAGCAACTGGGTTCGATTGCGCCAGGGAAGCTGGCCAACTTTACGATTCTCAATGGGCCGATCTCAAACGCTAAAAGCGTGGTTCGATATGTTGTGATTGGAGGCCGGGTCTTCGAGTTTTCTCACGAGGCCAAGCCACTGAGTGAGTCTGGAAAAGCCGACGACGGCAAGGCTGCTGGCAGTGATTCGAACAACGCAGGACTGGTGAGTGGTGAGTGGCGTGTGAAGAGTACTGCCACCGAAAACTCACTGATGGCCACGTTATCGATTGTGCAGACGGGTGATCGATTGACGGGTCGATTCTCCAGTGAACAGGGAGATGGTCGGATTAAACAAGGGACGGTCAAAGGCCAGGAGGTCGAGTTCGTGGTCTCGATTGGGGCCGGTGACCGGGATGTGACCTTGGAATTCAAAGGGACTGTTCGTGGCAACACGATGACAGGCAAATTGAAATCGCTCTTTGGAACAGCGATTGACTTCACAGCCGAGCGAAAGCCTCAATCGACAAAGATCGACGGCAGTGCCGCTTTGCAGGCAATTGAAGTCACCACGATCGAAGAATCGGGTGATTCGAAAAATGAGAAACCACAAAAACCGGCCGATGCTTTGAAACCGATGCATCTAGAGACTGCCCAAAGCGAAAAAGATGCTCAAGAGAAAGCGGCGGTTGCCAAAAAGCTTCCATTGGAACTGAAGGCGGATCGACAAAGACGTCCCCCGTCAACGGGTGGAAATGTGCTGATCAAAGGCGGAACTGTGCTTACTGGGACCGGGCAATCGCTCGCAGGTCATGCGGTGTTGATTCAGGCGGGTCGCATCACGGCGATTGGAACCGACATTTCTGCTCCTGATGGTACGACGGTCATTGATGCCACGGGCCAATTCGTCGTTCCCGGCCAGATTGATACACACAGCCATATGATGATGGGGCGTGGGCTGGGAGGAGTGAATGAAGCCACCAACTCGATTACCTGTGAAGTCCGCGTTCGAGATATCGTTGATGGTACCGATCCTGATTCGTATCGCTGGCTGGCGACAGGATTGACCACGGCCCGCCTGCTCCATGGTTCGGCTAATACGATCGGCGGGCAGGACGCGGTCGTTCAAATGAAGATCGGTGCATCCACCCACGATCATCTCTTCCCTTTCTCTCGCCAAGGTGTGAAGTTTGCCCTTGGAGAGAACGTGAAACGCAAGAATGGGCGTTTCCCGAATACGCGGCTGGGAGTCGAAGCCACTATCACCAGGGCTTTTGTCGAATCGCTCGATTATCGATCCCGCTGGATGGCCTATGATCGGCTCTCTGCCGAGGAAAAAGCCAAGACGCTTCCCCCAAGACGTGATCTGCGTCTGGAAGCCTTATCCAAGATTCTGGCTGGAGAGATCCTGATCCATTCGCATTGTTACCGGTCTGATGAAATCCTCATGCTGCTCCGCGTCGCCAGTTCTCACGGAATTCGCATTCAATCGCTGCAGCATGTCCTCGAAGGATTCAAAATTGCTCCGGAAATTGCAGCCCATGGGGCCAGCACCAGTACTTTTGCTGATCACTGGGCCTACAAAGTGGAAGCTTATGATGCCACCCCCTACAACGCGGCTATGTTGCTGCAGGCGGGGGCCAGTGTGGTGATCAAGAGTGATTTCCCTGTCACTCCCAATGCTCTGAATCATGAGGCCGCCAAGTCTATTCGACATGGAAATGTACCTCCCGAAGTGGCACTTCAGTTTGTAACGAGAAATCCTGCTCGAGAGCTGGGAATCGATGAGCATGTGGGGACCATCGAAGTTGGCAAACTGGGCGATGTTGCCATCTTTAACACGCATCCCATGAGTGGATTCTCCCGGTGCGAAAAGACGTTCATTGGTGGCGAGTGGTACTTCGATCGATCCAGGCAACCGGCAGTCATGTCGGAGGCAGCTGCCAAAGCCTCCGAGAAAATTCCGGCACCAGACTGGCCTCCTGCAGAAAAACGATTACCAGTGATGGAATGGCCTGAAAATCTGGGCAAGGAATACCTCCTTGTCAATTGTGAGATTCATCCCGTAGATCAACCGAAAATCAAGCTGGGGATGATTCACATCAAGGAGGGAAAGATTCTCGCACTGGGTGAGAAGCTTGAGGCCGATCCGTCCATTACGAGAATTGATCTCCAGGGAAGACGAGTTTTCCCGGGGATGATCGATGCCAGCACAACTGTCGGAATTACAGAGATCAGCCAGCTTTCCGTCACTTCGGATTACTCCGAGATTGGCCAGTTCCAACCTGATCTCGCCGCAGCAGCGGCTGTGAATCCAGATTCTGAGCATATCTTCACCGCACGATCAGGCGGAATTACTCTGGCGGGTTTGAGTCCCCAAGGTGGTCGCATCAGCGGGCAGAACTCGATCATTGCTCTCCAGGGCTGGACATCGGCCGAGATGACACTTCTCCGGGATGCGGGTTTGCAGATCCAGTGGCCAGGTGGAGATGCAAATGAGGTAGCAATTCGTGAACTGAAAGCGATGTTTACTGCGGCCCGAACGTATGCGGCAGCGATGTCGAAATCACCAGAATCTTTGCTTACGCAAAGGGATTTACGCCTGGAGGCGATGATCCCCTATGCCTCTGGAGAGAAGAAGGTGTTTATCGAAGCCAATACAGAGAAACAGATTGCGGAAGCACTCCTGTTTATTGAAGCAGAGAAGCTCCAGGCCGTGATTACTGGTGGGGCAGATGCCTGGAAACTGGCTGACGAACTGGCGACGCGGAAGGTCCCTGTGATTGTGGGTGGCGTCATCCGGCGGCCCATTCACTCCTGGGATCCATTTGATGCCTGTTACGCCAATGCCGGGCGTTTGCACGAAGCCGGTGTCAAGATTGCGTTTCGTTCCGATGGGGCACCAGACAGTCGCAATACACCGTTCCATGCGGCCACTTCTGTGGCTTACGGATTGCCGGAGAACGAGGCCATTAAAGCGATCACGATCTCTGCTGCGGAGATTCTGGGAATCGGCGAGCTGACCGGATCGATCACGCCCGGTAAGCGAGCTGACCTCGTCATTGCTGATGGCTCAATTCTCCTACAGGGGACGCAGATTCATGGCGTTCTGATCGGCGGAACTGCAGTGCCGATTGATTCCCGACAACATCGTCTGGCAAAGAAGTACCAGGCTCGTTTGCCCAAACCTGCCCAGGGTGGTTTTGAAGTGCGAATTCCCTGA
- the rho gene encoding transcription termination factor Rho gives MTEKRPGARRPTRRRSDDVENSAETPKPVIEEVFEEVAGLHREFDGEEPPKPKRTRTPRATSTGSRSASESSTSESAPRAERPSRRKPAPVDIEPAPVAGSAMFYDPVDESDFTPSPRSRKSPDDSGADGFPVNEEQPAATRRRRAPSRSPRETSAAPKAQDTPRAQEDSDFGSGLDDVDSPSKSAGPSRSSASNEGEFSPRDEASSRTQRPRRSAARTGGERSSRYQSRGDGPADEPTSFVRRDRSEASDFEPAPRSGESSSEAYNRAGGEDEGPRSGPHDESNSGESFNESGYSGENPNDGTPARRHGGFNEGDEGGDPNDGGRRRRRRRRRGRGGPDGGQQGPQAPRGQFVPQGNNNPRGRNNNNRSQGGHQRNQGGNRPYDQSRRGSQNPQDRNYNSAPRGPEVIEPTSGVLELHPKGYGFLRDPKAGYVSQETDPFVSATIIQKFGLREGVLIQGDMVQGSRGQGPRLRTTEYIDGRTPEDYAQIKGFDDLTPINPFEQIRLETGPTPITMRIMDLLTPIGKGQRALIVAPPRSGKTMLLQEIADAVSKNHPEIYLIVLLIDERPEEVTEMRRRVRGDVIASSMDREVENHVRVSQLIFERAKRLTEAGRDVFILLDSITRTARAFNKWTGNTGRTMSGGLDIKAMDIPKKMFGQARRFEEGGSLTVVGTALVETGSKMDDVIFQEFKGTGNMEMVLSRDLADRRIWPAIDVSKSGTRREEKILSPEVMEGVTLLRRSLISLSPVEAMEQMVRILTKYKTNEEFLAKVRSIL, from the coding sequence ATGACTGAAAAACGCCCAGGGGCACGACGCCCAACGCGCCGCCGCTCAGACGATGTTGAGAACTCGGCTGAGACACCCAAGCCTGTGATTGAAGAGGTCTTTGAGGAAGTCGCAGGTCTCCACCGCGAGTTTGATGGCGAGGAACCTCCTAAGCCAAAACGGACGCGGACTCCTCGGGCCACATCAACAGGCTCCCGCAGCGCAAGTGAGTCTTCGACCAGTGAATCGGCTCCCCGTGCTGAACGACCTTCACGACGCAAACCGGCACCGGTCGATATCGAACCAGCTCCCGTAGCCGGGAGTGCCATGTTCTACGATCCGGTCGATGAATCGGACTTCACACCATCGCCTCGATCCCGAAAGTCGCCGGACGATTCCGGTGCTGATGGATTCCCAGTGAACGAAGAGCAGCCGGCCGCAACACGGCGTCGACGTGCTCCCTCACGAAGCCCTCGCGAGACATCAGCAGCCCCCAAAGCGCAAGATACCCCCAGAGCGCAAGAAGACAGCGACTTCGGCTCTGGCCTGGATGACGTCGACTCGCCATCAAAATCGGCTGGTCCATCGAGATCTTCGGCCTCGAATGAAGGTGAATTTTCACCAAGAGATGAGGCCTCTTCCCGTACTCAGCGGCCACGCCGGTCGGCAGCGAGAACTGGTGGCGAAAGATCAAGTCGATACCAGAGTCGCGGAGACGGGCCTGCCGACGAACCAACTTCATTCGTACGTCGAGATCGATCGGAAGCCAGTGACTTTGAACCAGCACCTCGTTCTGGTGAGTCTTCTTCAGAGGCTTACAATCGCGCCGGTGGTGAAGATGAGGGACCAAGATCAGGCCCTCACGATGAAAGCAATTCGGGCGAAAGCTTTAATGAATCAGGCTATTCGGGCGAAAACCCGAACGATGGCACACCTGCGCGTCGCCATGGTGGATTCAACGAAGGTGATGAGGGAGGCGACCCGAATGATGGAGGTCGCCGTCGTCGCCGCAGGCGCCGTCGTGGTCGTGGTGGCCCAGATGGTGGCCAGCAGGGCCCACAGGCACCTCGCGGACAGTTCGTTCCTCAGGGAAACAACAATCCCCGCGGCCGGAACAACAACAATCGCTCACAAGGTGGTCACCAGCGAAATCAGGGAGGGAATCGTCCCTATGATCAATCGCGTCGGGGTTCACAGAATCCTCAGGATCGCAATTACAACTCCGCTCCGCGCGGGCCGGAAGTAATTGAGCCCACCAGTGGCGTGCTCGAATTGCATCCCAAAGGCTATGGATTCCTTCGCGACCCGAAAGCCGGTTATGTCTCGCAGGAAACCGATCCGTTTGTGTCAGCCACGATCATTCAGAAATTTGGTCTGCGTGAAGGTGTACTGATCCAGGGTGATATGGTTCAGGGCAGCCGAGGGCAGGGCCCGCGTCTGCGGACAACCGAGTATATCGATGGCCGCACACCCGAAGATTACGCACAAATCAAGGGGTTTGACGATCTCACACCGATCAATCCCTTTGAGCAGATCCGCCTCGAAACAGGGCCAACCCCCATTACGATGCGGATCATGGATTTGTTGACGCCGATCGGTAAAGGTCAGCGAGCACTCATTGTGGCTCCGCCCCGCAGTGGCAAAACCATGCTGCTGCAGGAGATTGCTGATGCCGTCAGCAAGAACCATCCGGAGATCTATCTGATTGTGCTGTTGATCGACGAACGTCCCGAAGAAGTGACCGAAATGCGTCGTCGCGTGCGCGGGGATGTCATTGCCTCCTCGATGGATCGTGAAGTCGAGAACCATGTTCGCGTCAGCCAGTTGATCTTTGAAAGGGCCAAAAGGCTCACCGAGGCAGGACGGGACGTCTTCATTCTGCTCGATTCGATTACCCGAACAGCCCGCGCTTTCAATAAATGGACAGGGAACACCGGTCGCACAATGTCCGGCGGTCTGGACATCAAGGCCATGGATATTCCCAAGAAGATGTTCGGCCAGGCCCGTCGTTTCGAAGAAGGGGGCTCACTCACTGTTGTCGGGACGGCTCTTGTCGAAACTGGCAGCAAAATGGACGACGTGATCTTCCAAGAGTTCAAAGGCACTGGCAACATGGAAATGGTGCTCAGCCGAGACCTGGCAGATCGTCGCATCTGGCCTGCCATCGATGTTTCAAAATCGGGGACACGTCGCGAAGAAAAGATCCTCTCTCCCGAAGTCATGGAGGGGGTGACATTGCTCCGCCGCAGTCTGATTTCTTTGAGCCCTGTCGAAGCGATGGAGCAGATGGTTCGTATTCTGACCAAATACAAAACCAACGAAGAGTTCCTCGCCAAGGTTCGTTCGATCCTCTAA
- a CDS encoding DNA topoisomerase I: MLELLRLLIPPQLLAPILKPVTRLIIGLMAVPLFRWFLRRVVRVNGLDQELERDLELWFRGAILLLVASANMEQAFFGWVPLDLREEKGWMILAGRLMLAIGVIEGMPDQGLFAIIHPGPPPFKMPPHGRIKACWSYLPDLIRGLLCKHLNRSSPVFAIMAVFQDGWVGWVCYGLAIIQYLIIGLVTSRDRAIDVLNQFDEAIQIQRAQLADALHHSAEPEKVQGDDLESPKSTEGAAIEQPVLTATTPPLNSGQ, encoded by the coding sequence ATGCTGGAGTTGCTGCGATTACTGATTCCGCCGCAACTGCTGGCTCCCATATTGAAACCAGTGACGCGCCTGATCATCGGTTTGATGGCTGTCCCGCTGTTTCGCTGGTTTTTGAGGCGTGTTGTCCGAGTGAACGGGCTTGATCAAGAGCTTGAGCGAGATCTTGAACTCTGGTTCCGTGGAGCAATTCTGCTGCTGGTCGCCTCGGCCAACATGGAGCAGGCCTTCTTTGGCTGGGTGCCACTGGATCTTCGCGAGGAAAAGGGCTGGATGATTCTGGCCGGTCGATTAATGCTCGCCATCGGAGTGATTGAAGGCATGCCTGATCAGGGGCTGTTTGCGATCATTCATCCCGGGCCACCTCCCTTCAAGATGCCGCCCCATGGACGTATCAAGGCGTGCTGGAGCTACTTGCCGGATTTGATTCGAGGTTTGTTGTGCAAGCATCTCAACCGGTCATCTCCTGTCTTTGCCATTATGGCTGTCTTCCAGGATGGCTGGGTCGGCTGGGTCTGTTATGGTCTGGCGATTATTCAGTACCTGATTATTGGACTGGTGACATCGCGTGATCGAGCAATCGATGTCCTCAATCAATTTGATGAAGCGATTCAAATTCAAAGGGCTCAGCTGGCGGATGCTCTGCACCACTCTGCAGAACCTGAGAAAGTGCAGGGTGACGATTTGGAATCGCCAAAAAGCACTGAGGGCGCCGCCATCGAACAACCTGTGCTTACGGCGACAACACCGCCGTTGAATTCTGGCCAATAA
- a CDS encoding reverse transcriptase family protein, translated as MGLWSWFWSWWRPTGSNYALPSSPPANRAGGQKRQWIGSTTTPKLPRLRYRSPEMVRQWRIEGRGTQVDPLPYVYARYARTRRRKQFLNLLTDTRVDLLQQHRLPVLTSLDELSQFLGLPISRLAGLIHLADHGRPPTEKKSHYWLKWIRKKRSGHRLIEAPKPALKRVQEIILRRILDLVPAHPAAHGFVPGCDIVSNAQLHTGKAVVVKFDLKDFYPSVTFSKVVAIFRSLGYSREMALWLARLTTSALPMGMAFPDKNPYSIMQFTRRHLPQGAPTSPALANLAAYSLDVRLTGLARRFGAIYTRYADDLTFSGDHRFLKQLKRFVPLTDKVIVQCRFHSQPAKRRILRQSNRQTVTGVVVNQRPNCSRRDYDQLKAILHNCVRHGHQTQNRDQQVDFRAHLQGRVTHIRHLNPDRGVRLQKIFEKIHWDS; from the coding sequence ATGGGTTTGTGGAGTTGGTTCTGGAGTTGGTGGCGACCGACAGGTTCCAACTACGCCTTGCCGAGTAGCCCTCCTGCGAATCGAGCGGGTGGCCAGAAGCGGCAATGGATCGGTTCCACAACAACTCCGAAACTTCCACGACTCAGATATCGATCACCCGAAATGGTGCGACAATGGCGCATCGAGGGGCGTGGAACTCAAGTCGATCCGCTTCCTTACGTTTATGCCAGATATGCCCGCACACGCCGACGTAAGCAGTTTCTCAATTTGCTGACGGATACGCGTGTCGATTTGCTGCAGCAACATCGGTTGCCCGTCCTTACCAGTCTCGATGAACTGAGCCAGTTTCTGGGGCTGCCGATCAGCCGGCTGGCTGGATTGATCCACCTCGCCGATCATGGTCGGCCTCCCACTGAAAAAAAATCTCATTACTGGTTGAAATGGATCCGCAAAAAGCGCTCGGGGCACCGGCTCATTGAGGCACCCAAACCAGCACTCAAAAGAGTGCAGGAAATCATTCTCAGGCGAATACTTGATCTCGTTCCCGCACATCCAGCGGCACATGGTTTTGTCCCAGGCTGTGACATTGTCTCGAATGCCCAGTTGCATACCGGGAAAGCGGTGGTGGTGAAGTTCGATCTGAAAGATTTCTATCCGTCGGTCACATTTTCAAAAGTCGTCGCGATTTTTCGATCTTTGGGGTACTCGCGCGAAATGGCTTTGTGGTTGGCGCGATTGACGACGTCGGCATTGCCCATGGGTATGGCATTTCCCGATAAAAATCCCTATTCGATCATGCAGTTCACCAGGCGTCATTTACCACAAGGTGCACCCACTTCTCCGGCTCTGGCGAATCTGGCAGCCTATTCATTGGATGTGCGACTGACGGGTTTGGCCCGTCGATTTGGTGCGATTTACACCCGTTACGCCGACGATCTCACATTCTCTGGTGATCATCGGTTTTTGAAACAACTTAAAAGATTTGTGCCGCTGACTGATAAGGTGATTGTGCAGTGCCGTTTTCATTCTCAGCCCGCGAAGCGAAGGATTCTCCGTCAGTCGAATCGGCAGACAGTCACTGGTGTGGTCGTGAATCAGCGTCCCAATTGCTCTCGAAGAGACTACGATCAACTCAAAGCCATTTTGCACAATTGCGTTCGGCATGGTCATCAAACACAGAATCGAGATCAACAGGTTGATTTTCGAGCTCATTTGCAAGGGAGAGTGACACATATCCGGCATTTGAATCCTGACCGGGGAGTGCGTTTGCAGAAGATTTTTGAGAAGATCCACTGGGATTCATGA
- a CDS encoding metalloprotease, producing the protein MFSAGPTPLDVTFVLFGIPVRVNPMFWLMAAALGWGSGDLPLVLIWVWCVFFSVLIHELGHALTAEWFGWRSSILLYFGGGLAFSDRYVNNTPGRSVIMSFMGPMAQFLLLGVVVATLGVLRASQVEIPPYASAAFQNLIIINIFWPVLNLLPILPLDGGRILQGVLDMFRIRRRTDITRGISVVLAAAVAVWCFTENMPFGTIMFGLIAWQNASGAFDSRAY; encoded by the coding sequence ATGTTTTCTGCAGGTCCAACTCCGCTGGATGTCACCTTTGTGCTGTTTGGCATTCCCGTTCGAGTAAACCCGATGTTCTGGCTGATGGCCGCTGCTCTGGGTTGGGGTTCAGGTGACCTGCCACTGGTTCTGATCTGGGTGTGGTGTGTCTTTTTCTCAGTGCTCATTCATGAACTGGGACACGCTCTGACAGCCGAGTGGTTTGGCTGGCGCAGTTCGATCCTGCTCTATTTTGGGGGCGGGCTGGCTTTCTCAGATCGGTACGTCAATAACACGCCAGGGCGGTCTGTGATCATGTCTTTCATGGGCCCGATGGCACAGTTTCTTTTGTTGGGTGTGGTGGTCGCGACACTCGGTGTTTTGCGTGCTTCACAGGTTGAGATCCCACCCTATGCTTCTGCCGCATTTCAAAATCTCATCATCATCAACATCTTCTGGCCAGTCTTGAACCTGCTCCCGATTCTGCCACTCGATGGAGGTCGAATCCTTCAAGGTGTGCTGGACATGTTCCGCATCCGGCGCCGGACGGATATCACCCGTGGGATCAGCGTGGTTCTCGCAGCGGCTGTCGCCGTCTGGTGCTTCACTGAAAACATGCCTTTCGGCACGATCATGTTTGGGTTGATTGCCTGGCAGAACGCGAGTGGAGCTTTCGACTCTCGCGCCTATTGA
- a CDS encoding GlsB/YeaQ/YmgE family stress response membrane protein, whose product MATEVDGGEFQALSDPLADMKQTYCTTCEDYFPVREFRWEDTNETLSKYYSRHSQKASAMARFLGRRDGMLALCLLGAGLGILAGIAIGLMKGSGLGILMAIILGVIGLVGGFWLQAFVVNPLLLSMICGEWDPRRLK is encoded by the coding sequence ATGGCTACGGAAGTGGATGGAGGAGAGTTTCAGGCGTTATCAGATCCTTTGGCGGATATGAAACAGACCTACTGCACGACCTGCGAAGATTACTTCCCGGTTCGTGAGTTTCGCTGGGAAGACACGAACGAAACACTTTCCAAGTACTATTCCAGGCACTCGCAAAAAGCCTCGGCAATGGCTCGCTTCCTGGGTCGCCGGGACGGCATGCTCGCACTCTGCCTGCTCGGAGCAGGGCTGGGAATACTTGCAGGGATTGCTATTGGACTCATGAAGGGGTCTGGCCTGGGGATCCTCATGGCAATCATCCTTGGCGTCATCGGCCTCGTTGGTGGCTTTTGGCTGCAGGCCTTTGTTGTCAATCCCCTGTTGCTTTCGATGATCTGCGGTGAATGGGATCCTCGAAGACTCAAGTGA